The sequence below is a genomic window from Pseudorca crassidens isolate mPseCra1 chromosome 7, mPseCra1.hap1, whole genome shotgun sequence.
GAAAGGGGGCTTTTGAATATGACTCACTCAGCATACCAATAGGACCCCTTCTTTAATGGTCATTACATAGAGCTGTATTACCAGCTAGAGGCTCATTGTGCCTTCTGGTAGTCGAGTGCAGAGTTAGTTGGTCTCTATAATCTCAACCTCAAAAATCAGACAAGTGTCTTCAAATACTAAAATCATTGAATTTTAGCTCTAGTGAATCCTTGGCCATCATTCTGAGGGAAGGTCTCCACAGTCAAGAGAGAAGCAAGCCTGCAGTGTCCTGTAAAACCCAGGCGAAGATTCGCCTCCTTCTCATCACATTTGACAGCCAAAGGACAAGACCATCCCGAAGCCATACAAGCTCCGGACTCTGACTCCTGACTCCCGACTCCCAGCCTATGATTCCTGGGACCAGTGAGCGTCCCAGCTAAACCTAAGTCTCGGTAGAATCTGATTCTCCCTTGGGGAACTACCGGAACTTTCGGGGGTGGAGCGAGTCAGTCCCTAATGTGGCTACAGTGAGCAGGCGTCCCAGCAGCCAGGCCGGGGTCCGCGACGGGGCGGGAgtcagggtgggagtgggggagggccgTCACTCACCACGTTCTTCCAGGAGGCCCCGTCCTGCAAAAACTTATTCCAGAATTGCTCCATAGGCCACATCCTCCGCGGGGGCAGCACCGGTTCCCGGGGGCTCAGCTCCTGATCCTTCAGCCATCGCCTTCTCAGCTCTCGCAGCTGCTGCAGCCGCAATTTCTCGTCGGACGTATACCCTGACATGTCGCCACTGATACCAAGGCAGCAGGATACGGCGCGCCCCCGAACCAGGGTCTTGTCACTTACGCGCGCACTTGCACTGCAAAGCGACCTTGCTAGGACGCCAGGGAGCGGCGCGCCGTTAGGACGTCACTCTGGTCCTGCCTCCGAGCGGCTCCAATCTGCGCGTAGTGGCTCGGCATGCGCAAAGCCCTGCACACACCTTCCGGGTTTACTGGCCCAGATTACCAGTGGCGGCAGTGATACCTCAGTTACCGGATGAGGAGGAAAGTGATGAATGAGAGAAAGTATGAGAGCTCAGAGGACTAGAGGTTCTGATAAGGAAGAACTGGTGCGCTGGGAGTTGGAAGCGTGAGAATATGTGATTCAGTGAATGTGACTTCCAAATGCAAAATTCTTCCTTTGCCTCTCCCACCTTGCAAATCCTCTTCCCGTGACCTACAGAGTCTGTGGAGACCCGTTACATCTAAGTTTAAACCCCAGACTTGTCAGTGACTGGTAAGGTGACCTTGAGCAGCTGTCTCAGTCTGTTCTTCCATCTGTACTGCAGAAGTAAAAAGAGTCTCAATATCTAGCAGAATTATACACATTCACACtttgagccagcaatcccacttctagaacTCTATCCTAAAGATATCGTGGTAAAAGTATGTGCAAGActattcactgcagcaccatatgtaataaaatactggaaattgCTCCCAAAGTTCCTCAGTAAATGGCTACttgaataaattatggtaaaCTAATGCAATGAAGTGCCCTATATACAACTGGAGTGAGCTCCTGAATACATATATTGTTAATTGAAAAAAGTTGTGGAAAGAAGTGTATATAGTATGCTACCTTTCATCCAAAAAGGGGAGGGTGGTAGTAATactaaataagtatatatatatatacatatactatatctagtaatactatatatatatatttgcttaaagtttaaaaataacagaaaggaaaattactgattttttttaatgttacttgaggaagagaggaaggcagTAGGCtacaagagacagagatagaACCTAAACTTCTCTGAATTTATAAAAAGCagcctttaaaaatcaaaagaaaaaatacatgggTCTAACTGATCTGCTTGTTGGCATAATTTCAAAAACACACACCATTTCAGGTA
It includes:
- the NDUFB6 gene encoding NADH dehydrogenase [ubiquinone] 1 beta subcomplex subunit 6 isoform X2, which produces MSGYTSDEKLRLQQLRELRRRWLKDQELSPREPVLPPRRMWPMEQFWNKFLQDGASWKNVTKPYAIVERKPRIFPGDTILETGEVIPPMKEFPDQHH